The genomic window GTCCGCTCCGCCAGCTCGAACTCGGTGACGATGTGGCCGCCGCGACCGGGGTGCGCCTCACCCGCGAACGCGCCATCCTCATCGGCCTCGCGGTCGCGCTGGTGAGCGCGGTGACCGCCGTCGCCGGCCCGATCGCCTTCATCGCCCTGGCCGCTCCGCAGATCGCACGCCGACTGACCCGCTCGCCGGGGATCCCGCTGGTCGCGACGGGGCTCGTCGGCGGCGTCCTGCTCCTCGCGTCCGACCTCGTGGCCCAGCATCTGATCCCGCTGACGGTCCCGGTCGGCGTCGTCACCGTGGTCGTCGGCGGGCTGTACCTCACGCAGTTGCTGCTCCGCGAGCGGCGGCACTGAAGGTCGGGTCCGAACCACTCAGCGGGCGTCGTCGAGCTCCAGCAGTTCGCCGACCGTGCAGTCGAGCACCCGGCAGATCGCCGTCAGGGTCGAGAACCGGATCGCCTTCGCGCGGTCGTTCTTCAGCACCGAGAGGTTCACCACACTCACCCCGACGAGCTCGCTGAGCCGGGCGAGGGTGAGCCCACGGTCGGCGAGCAACCGGTCGAGGTTGCAGTGCACACCGGTCGCGACGTCCTCCTCGGGCGTCGGCACCATCAGACGAGTCCCTCGGTGTCGGCGCGCAGGCGCTCACCGGCGCGGAAGGCGATCGCGAGGCCGCCGACCGCCATGGCGACGAAGAACGGGATCCAGGTGAGCGGATACGGGGTCCCCTCGACGGCCCCGTCGGTCGCGACAGCGAGCGCGCCGTTCGAGGCCATCGTGCCGAACCAGGTGTCCGCGATCCACCCGCAGAGGATGGCGATCGAGGCGATCGAGAGCAGCCGTGCGTTCCCGGGTGCGAAGGCATCGCCACGCAGCAGACGGCGGAAGAAGCGGAACGCGCAGACGATGACCACGAGGTTCGCGATCGCCGGCAGGATCGCGGCGAGCAGCACACACACGAAGGTCGCCACCGGGAGGTCGGCGACGACGACCGAGCCCTGGTCGATCGTGAAGGCGCCGGTTCCTGCCGCACCCGGCAGGACCGTGTCGACGGCGTCGAAGAACACGGGCACCCGGGTCCCGTCGGTGCCGAAGACGTCGAGCAGCCGGAGGACGAGCATGACGACGACGGCCCCCGCCGCGACGACGGCGGCACCGAGCACGGACACGAGGTCGTTGCGGGTGGAGCGCTGGGTCTTCGCAGCCTGCCAGGCCGCGTGGTCGAAGCCGGACGGCGTCGGGCGATCGGTGGACTCGGTCATGATCATCACATCCATATCGATTGTCGTTGGTATCGATAAACGATATGCCGAGATCGATCAGAACGCAAGAGCGGGCGGAGAGCAGGTCCACCCGGCCGGATCACCCTGCTGATGACTCGTCGAGCGCGTCGAGCTCCCGCAGCGCCGCCTCGGCGCGCCCGAGTCGATCGGCCTCCGGCTCCTCCCACCATTTCGGGCCGCGTTCACCGAGCCCGTGCTTGGCGAGGCCGACCCGGCGGCGGGCAGCAGCGACCGCGTCGTCATCGCCTGCCCGCTTCGCGACGCCGACGCCGGAGCGCCCGCGGCCGAGGTGGGACTGGAGGGACGCGACGAGTTCCGACGGCAGACTCGGATCCGTCCGGCGCCAGCGTCTACCGTTCACGACGAACCAGTGGTCGTCCTCCCCCGGCCCGTCGTCCGATCGTGGCGTCACGGGTGCCTCCTGGAGACGACACAGGGCCCGGCCCACCGCGAACGCGGACGAGACCGGACCCTCGAGGTCATGATGGCGCGATCAGCCGTTCTTGACGGCGTCGAGCACGCCCGCCCAGCCGAAGGCGGAGATGGCGTCGGCGAAGGTCGAGTCACCGCGCCCCTCGCCGATCTGCTTGCCCGAGGCGTCGCGGACGACGACCGTGTGGTCCTTCTCGGCCTCGGTGCCGTTGCCCTCCTCGATGAAGTCGATGTGGATCTCGCTGTCACCGAGGGTGCCGGTGACCGTGGTCGTGGCGTCCTGCTCGGTGGTCTTCGTCGTGAGGAACGGACCGCCGCCAAGTGCCGCGAGCGCCTCGTTGATCTGGTTCGTGAGCGATGAGGTGTTCATGTGTCTCTCCCTACGGTGATGAAGAGTCCAGGCTAGTGAGCGGACCCGGGAACGGCGGGAGCATGGCGCTCGTGCACGAGATGTGCGATGGGGCGACCGGAGACGGCGACAGGACACGTCGGCCGGACTCGCCACAGGAGCAGAAGATCCGCCTCACGTCAACGGTCGGCGCCATCCAGGTGCGGTCGGAGCCACGAGTCGTAGGCTGCGAGCCACGCAGACCGGCACCCCGACACCGACGGGCCGGTCGACGAGACGAAGGAGACCCCATGGCCGGAGACACCGACCCCTACACGACCCTCAACAAGCTGCTCGCGGACTTCCGCTTCGCGATGCTCACCACGGTGGACCTCGACGGCAAGCTCGTCGCCCACCCGCTCACCGTCCAGGAGCGCGAGTTCGACGGCGACCTGTGGTTCATCGTCGGCAAGGACGCCTCCGCCGTGCAGCAGCTCGACGTCAACCCGAACGCCGGCGTCACGCTGAGCTCGGACAGTTCGTGGGTGTCGCTCGCCGGCACCGCCGAACTCGTCGAGGACCACGCCAAGCTGGAAGAGTTGTGGAACAGCGTCGTCGAGGCATGGTTCCCGGACGGCCCCTCCGACCCGCGCGTCGGTCTGCTCAAGTTCTCGGCCGACAGCGCCGAGTACTGGGACAGCCCCGGCGGCAAGATCGCGACCGCCGTCGCGTTCGTGAAGTCCAAGGTCACCGGCGAGACCTACGACGGCGGCGACAACGCGAAGCTCGACCTGTAACGAGCGGTCGCCTGAACACGTTCAGGCACGTTCGTCCGCCAGGACACCGGCGAGGATGCGGGCCGCTTCATCGAAGCGGCCCGCATCCTCGCCGGAGTAGTTGACTCTCAAATAGGGCCCCGCGGGTTCCGCAGGGAACCACTCGGTGCCGTCCGAGACGATGAGCCCGCGGCTCTCGCAGGTGCGGACCACGCGCGGCACATCGGTGCCCTCCGGGAGCCGCAGCCACAGGTTCAGTCCACCGAGCGGCAGCCGCTCGAGGTGCGCCGTCGGGGCGTGCTCGCGCAGACTCGCGACCAGCAGGTCCCGTCGAGCACGGAGGAGCGGTCGCAGACCGCGGAGGTGCGACCGCCACCCGGGCTGGGTGACGACGTCGAGGGCGGCGGCCTGCAGGACCCCGCTGATGTACATCGACTCGGCGGCCAGGTCGGCCAGGATCCGGTCGTGGGCCGGGCCCCGGGCGATGACGGCGGCGACGCGCAACGCGGGCGAGACGCTCTTGGTCAGCGACCGCAGGTAGATGACGTGGCCGTCGTCGTCGAGCGCGGCGAGCGGCCGGGCATCGACGTCGATCGCGAGATCGTGGGCCCAGTCGTCCTCGACGAGGAACGCGCCGTGTCGCCGGACGATCTCGATGATCGCGACCCCCGTCTCCGGCGACCAACGACCTCCGGTCGGATTCGCGAAGGTCGGCTGTGCGTAGAACGCCCGCGCACCGGTGTCCTGGAACGCGCGCTCGACGACGTCCGGGTCCGGTCCGTCGGGACCGGTCGGCACCGGGACCAGCGTCACGCCCGCCTGCTCGGCCGCGAGGATCGCGCCCCAGTAGCTCGGCGACTCGATGAGCATCGGCTGCCCAGGGCCGACGAGTGCCCGGAAGATCGAGCTGAGTCCACTCTGACTGCCGGAGATCACGATGACGTCCCGGGCGGTCGGCGGCGCGACCCCGGGCGGTGCGGCTGCCGCGAGGTCGGCTGCGAACCACGCCTGGAGCTCCGGCGAGCCGGCCGCCGGCGATCGGGTCATCGCCACGTCGGTGCGGGCGGCGCGCGCGAGCGCGGCGCGGACCAGCCGTTCAGGCAACAGTTCTCGGGCGGGGTATCCGGAGTGCATCGCGATCGCGGCGGGTGCGACCGACCGTTGCGCCGAGGACAGCGCGCCAGAGCGCCACGGGAGCGCGCCGAGCGCAGCGGTCTGCCAGCCGTAGTCCACCGACCGCGCCGGACGAGCCGCCCGCACGAAGGTGCCGACGCCCGGCCGACTCTCGATGAGCCCTCGCCCGGCGAGCTGGCGCATCGCGTTCTGGACGGTGACGGGGCTCGCTGCGAACTCGGCGGTCAACGCCCGGTTGGAGGGCACGCGTGCACCCGGAGGAGCCGCTGCGATCCAAGCGGTCATGGCGGCGACGATCCGCCCGGTGCTATCGTTATCCATGAGTCCACAGAGTAGCGTTATCGCTACACCGACGCGAGTGTTATCCCCCAGCGGGCTCGGCTGGGGTGCCCTCGGCGTCCTGGCGTTCTCCCTCACGGTCCCCGTCACCAAGGTCGCCCTCGTCGGCCTCTCGCCGCTCTTCATCGGTTCCGGGCGCGCGGTCGTCGCAGCCCTGCTCGCCGCGATCACCCTCGCCACCCTGCGAGCGCGGCGACCGACCGGTGTGCAGTGGGCGCGCGTCGCGATCGTCGCCGGCGGCGTCGTCGTCGGGTTCCCGCTCCTGACCTCCTTCGCGCTGACCACCGCTCCCGCCGGTCACAGCGCCGTGGTGATCGGCCTCCTCCCGGCGGCGACGGCGGTCGCCGCCGTCCTCCGGGGCGGCGAGCGGCCGACGCGTCGCTTCTGGATCTTCGCCGGCTCGGGCGCGGTCGCGGCGATGGTCTTCGCCTCGGTGCAGCACGGCGGCCTGGCCCCGATGGCCTGGTCGGACCTCCTCCTGCTCGGCGCCGTCGTCGCAGCCGCGATCGGCTACGCGGAGGGCGGACTGCTCGCACGGGAGCTGGGCTCCTGGCAGACCATCTCCTGGGCGCTCGTCGTGGCATCACCGCTCATGGTCGCCCTCACGGCACTCGCGGTCGTCCAGCAGCCGCCGACCGCAGCCATCGGCAGCTGGCTGGCGTTCGGCTACCTCGGCGTCGTGAGCATGTTCCTCGGCTTCTTCGCCTGGTATCGCGGACTCGCGATCGGCCCGATCGCCCGGGTCAGCCAGATCCAACTCGTCCAGCCGGTGCTGAGCATCGTCTGGGCGGCCCTCATCCTCCGCGAGCGACTCGACTGGGCCACCGTGCTCGGCGGGCTCGCGGTCATCCTGTGCGCCGGCCTCGCCGTCCGCACCCGTCTCGACCGGAAGTGACCCCACCATGCGCCACACCCCCACCTACCTGATGACCGACGTCGACGAGGTCAAGCGCCTCATCCGCAACCACCCGTGGGCGACGTTCGTCTCGCCTGCGAGCACCGGTCTCGTCGCCTCCCACTACCCGGCGATCCTCGAGGAGGACCGGGACGAGCTGTCGATCGTCAGCCACTTCGGCCGACCGGACGAGCGCTCGCACGAGCTCGGCGAGCACGAGATCCTCGTCATCATCCAGGGACCGCACGACTACGTCTCGCCGAGCTGGTACCCCGAGGGCCAGCTGATCCCGACCTGGAACCACGTCACCGCGCACCTGTACGGCACGCCCGAGGTCCTGAGCGAGGACGAGAACTACGAGATGCTCTCGCGACTCACCGACCACTTCGAGGACCATCGACCGGACGGCCGCCACCTGTCCCAGGACGAGGCCGGCACCCGGCGCGCAGCGAAGGGCACGGTCGGCCTGCGCATGCGTGTCAGGCGGTTCGACGCCCGCGCGAAGCTCAGTCAGAACAAGGCGCCCGAGGTGGTCGACGACATCACCGCGCACCTTGCGGAGCGGAATCCGGCACTGGCCGAGGAGATGCGCCGTCAGCAGGATCGGCCGCCGGCGAGGCAGTGACCCGACGGGCACCGATGCGACCGCGGGCGTCGCTCACGAGCACGAGGGCGACGCCCGCCGCGCTGAGCAGGAACCCGCCGGCCGTCAGGAGCGTGAACGGCTCCCGGAACAGGAGCGCACCCACGACGGCGGTCGTCGGCGCGACGAGGAACAGGAGCGCGTTGAGGACCGTGACCCCGATGCGACGCAGCAGCCACCAGTAGAGCCCGTAGGCCGAGAGCGTCGGGACGAGCGCGAGGAAGAGCGTCGTCAGCCAGAAGGTCGCGCCGCCTGGCGGCACCGCCTCACCCGTCGCGAGGGCGAGCACCGCGAGGAGCACCATGGTCGCCGTCGCGTGGACGGTCAGCGTGAGGAGGACCGGGGATCGGTGCAGCGAGCGCCGTTCGAGGATCGTCGCGGTGATGAGGCTGGCCATGGCGAGTGCGGGCAGGGCGTAGGCGATCGGCGGCGCGTCCGAGGCGCCGAACTGGGACTGCACGATGAGGAACACCCCGACCGCGCCGATCCCGAGTCCCAGCCACTGGGCACCCGGCACCCGCACGTGCAGCAGCGGTCCGGCGAGCGCCGCGATGACGAGCGGCTGGACGGCGTCGATGAGCGCGGTCGTCCCGGTCGAGATGCCCACGGCGACCGAGGCGTAGACGAACACGACGTAGCCGAACTGCGCGAACAGGCCGATGACGAGCTGCGAGCGCAGCTGAGCCCGGGTGGCGTTCCGCCACTGCCCGCTCAGCACCAGCACGATCGCGAGCCCCACGGCGAGCGGGACGAACCGCCAGAGGAGCACGGTGAGCACCGGCACGTCCTCGGTTCCGATCTTCGCGACGATGAACCCGGAGCTCCACGCGAGGACGAACCCGATCGCCGCGAGGGGGACGATGACGGCACGGATCATCCGCGCCACAGGTATACCGATCTGTCTACTCATCCCCGCAGTATACAGACTGGTATAGTTTTCGCATGACGGCCGACACTCCAGAGCTCGCACCCCTCACGCCGGGCGCCCGACGCGTGCTCGACGCCGCCTCCGTGCTCTTCTACGAGAACGGCATCCACGCGGTCGGCGTCGACACCATCGCGGAGGCGGCCGGGGTCACGAAGAAGACGCTCTACGACCGTTTCGGCAGCAAGGAGGCCCTCGTGCTCTCCTACCTGCAGCATCGCGACGCGCGCTGGCGCATCTGGGTCGACGAGTTCCTCGCCCGGCATCCGGAACCCGGGATCGACCGGGTCCTCGCGATCTTCGACGCGGCGATCGGCTGGTCGGACGACAACAGCCCCAAGGGGTGCAGTGCCGTCAACGCACGCGCGGAGATCCCCGACCACGCGACGAGCGGCCTCGTGCTCCCCGAGGTCACCCGGCAGAAACAGTGGCTGCTCGAACGCTTCGCCGAGCTCATCACCGAAGCCGGCCTGTCGGACGCCGGAGCGCGCGCCCGCGAACTCATGTTGCTCTACGAGGGCGCGATCGTGACGGTCGGGATGCGCACCTTCCGCGAACCGTTCGAGACCGCCCGCGCGATCGCCGGTCGACTCCTGGCCGCCTGACCGGAGCCGGGCGCGGCCTGTCGGCGACCACTCGACATCGCGTAGGGTCTCGGGATGGACTTCACCGACGACGCCACCGCCACCGACCGCATCGCCATCGTCACCGGGGTCGGGCGCCGCCGCTCGATCGGCGCGGGACTCGCCACCGGTCTCGCCGCGGACGGCTGGAACCTCGTCCTCAACGCCTGGCGACCCTACGACGACCGCGTGGGCTACGAGCGGACCCCCGACGACCCCGAGTCGATCGCCGACGAGTGCCGTGCGCTCGGTGTGACCGTCGAGCTCGTGCTCGGTGACCTCGCAGACCCGGCGTTCCCGGCCGAACTCGTCGAGCGCGCGGCGCAGCTGGGGCCCGTGTCGGGGCTCGTCATGTCGCACTGCGAGTCGGTCGACAGCTCGATCCTCACGACGGACCTCGACAGCTGGGACCGCCACTTCGCCGTGAACGCGCGGGCGACGTGGCTCCTCATCAAAGCCTTCGCCGAACAGCTCCCGGTGCAGGAGACGCCGCCCCGGGTGGCCGGTCGCATCGTCGCGCTCACGAGCGACCACACCGTGCACAACCTGCCCTACGGGGCCAGCAAGGGTGCGCTCGACCGCATCGTGACGGCCGCGGCGGTGGAGCTGAGCGACCGCGGGGTGCGGGCGAACGTCATCAACCCGGGTCCGATCGACACGGGCTGGATGACCGACGACATCCGTCGCTGGGGAGCCGAGGCGACGCCCGCCGGCCGACTCGGCACGCCGTCCGACACCGCCGACCTCGTGCGCTTCCTGTTCTCGCCTGCAGGCTCCTGGATCAACGGCCAGGTGCTCTCGAGCAACGGCGGATTCAACGTCGGTTAGGAACGCGTCCACCCGTCGACCTGCGCGCGGACACCGGCGATGTCGGCCGGC from Plantibacter flavus includes these protein-coding regions:
- a CDS encoding DMT family transporter; amino-acid sequence: MIRAVIVPLAAIGFVLAWSSGFIVAKIGTEDVPVLTVLLWRFVPLAVGLAIVLVLSGQWRNATRAQLRSQLVIGLFAQFGYVVFVYASVAVGISTGTTALIDAVQPLVIAALAGPLLHVRVPGAQWLGLGIGAVGVFLIVQSQFGASDAPPIAYALPALAMASLITATILERRSLHRSPVLLTLTVHATATMVLLAVLALATGEAVPPGGATFWLTTLFLALVPTLSAYGLYWWLLRRIGVTVLNALLFLVAPTTAVVGALLFREPFTLLTAGGFLLSAAGVALVLVSDARGRIGARRVTASPAADPADGASPRPVPDSAPQGAR
- a CDS encoding pyridoxamine 5'-phosphate oxidase family protein — protein: MAGDTDPYTTLNKLLADFRFAMLTTVDLDGKLVAHPLTVQEREFDGDLWFIVGKDASAVQQLDVNPNAGVTLSSDSSWVSLAGTAELVEDHAKLEELWNSVVEAWFPDGPSDPRVGLLKFSADSAEYWDSPGGKIATAVAFVKSKVTGETYDGGDNAKLDL
- a CDS encoding helix-turn-helix domain-containing protein translates to MVPTPEEDVATGVHCNLDRLLADRGLTLARLSELVGVSVVNLSVLKNDRAKAIRFSTLTAICRVLDCTVGELLELDDAR
- a CDS encoding SDR family oxidoreductase — encoded protein: MDFTDDATATDRIAIVTGVGRRRSIGAGLATGLAADGWNLVLNAWRPYDDRVGYERTPDDPESIADECRALGVTVELVLGDLADPAFPAELVERAAQLGPVSGLVMSHCESVDSSILTTDLDSWDRHFAVNARATWLLIKAFAEQLPVQETPPRVAGRIVALTSDHTVHNLPYGASKGALDRIVTAAAVELSDRGVRANVINPGPIDTGWMTDDIRRWGAEATPAGRLGTPSDTADLVRFLFSPAGSWINGQVLSSNGGFNVG
- a CDS encoding FMN-binding negative transcriptional regulator, which encodes MRHTPTYLMTDVDEVKRLIRNHPWATFVSPASTGLVASHYPAILEEDRDELSIVSHFGRPDERSHELGEHEILVIIQGPHDYVSPSWYPEGQLIPTWNHVTAHLYGTPEVLSEDENYEMLSRLTDHFEDHRPDGRHLSQDEAGTRRAAKGTVGLRMRVRRFDARAKLSQNKAPEVVDDITAHLAERNPALAEEMRRQQDRPPARQ
- a CDS encoding DMT family transporter, translating into MSPQSSVIATPTRVLSPSGLGWGALGVLAFSLTVPVTKVALVGLSPLFIGSGRAVVAALLAAITLATLRARRPTGVQWARVAIVAGGVVVGFPLLTSFALTTAPAGHSAVVIGLLPAATAVAAVLRGGERPTRRFWIFAGSGAVAAMVFASVQHGGLAPMAWSDLLLLGAVVAAAIGYAEGGLLARELGSWQTISWALVVASPLMVALTALAVVQQPPTAAIGSWLAFGYLGVVSMFLGFFAWYRGLAIGPIARVSQIQLVQPVLSIVWAALILRERLDWATVLGGLAVILCAGLAVRTRLDRK
- a CDS encoding DUF2975 domain-containing protein → MTESTDRPTPSGFDHAAWQAAKTQRSTRNDLVSVLGAAVVAAGAVVVMLVLRLLDVFGTDGTRVPVFFDAVDTVLPGAAGTGAFTIDQGSVVVADLPVATFVCVLLAAILPAIANLVVIVCAFRFFRRLLRGDAFAPGNARLLSIASIAILCGWIADTWFGTMASNGALAVATDGAVEGTPYPLTWIPFFVAMAVGGLAIAFRAGERLRADTEGLV
- a CDS encoding biopolymer transporter Tol; its protein translation is MTPRSDDGPGEDDHWFVVNGRRWRRTDPSLPSELVASLQSHLGRGRSGVGVAKRAGDDDAVAAARRRVGLAKHGLGERGPKWWEEPEADRLGRAEAALRELDALDESSAG
- a CDS encoding TetR/AcrR family transcriptional regulator: MTADTPELAPLTPGARRVLDAASVLFYENGIHAVGVDTIAEAAGVTKKTLYDRFGSKEALVLSYLQHRDARWRIWVDEFLARHPEPGIDRVLAIFDAAIGWSDDNSPKGCSAVNARAEIPDHATSGLVLPEVTRQKQWLLERFAELITEAGLSDAGARARELMLLYEGAIVTVGMRTFREPFETARAIAGRLLAA
- a CDS encoding PLP-dependent aminotransferase family protein, with amino-acid sequence MDNDSTGRIVAAMTAWIAAAPPGARVPSNRALTAEFAASPVTVQNAMRQLAGRGLIESRPGVGTFVRAARPARSVDYGWQTAALGALPWRSGALSSAQRSVAPAAIAMHSGYPARELLPERLVRAALARAARTDVAMTRSPAAGSPELQAWFAADLAAAAPPGVAPPTARDVIVISGSQSGLSSIFRALVGPGQPMLIESPSYWGAILAAEQAGVTLVPVPTGPDGPDPDVVERAFQDTGARAFYAQPTFANPTGGRWSPETGVAIIEIVRRHGAFLVEDDWAHDLAIDVDARPLAALDDDGHVIYLRSLTKSVSPALRVAAVIARGPAHDRILADLAAESMYISGVLQAAALDVVTQPGWRSHLRGLRPLLRARRDLLVASLREHAPTAHLERLPLGGLNLWLRLPEGTDVPRVVRTCESRGLIVSDGTEWFPAEPAGPYLRVNYSGEDAGRFDEAARILAGVLADERA